The following are encoded together in the Janthinobacterium sp. Marseille genome:
- a CDS encoding LysR family transcriptional regulator codes for MDGISDLAFFSLLVKRGSLAAAAQELGVTPPSVSKRLAGIESRLRVRLLNRTTRRISLTPEGEIYLADGTRLVAELEALEQRISGGNITAKGLLKVSATFGFGRRHITPQLSAFARLYPEVEVQLHLTDRPVNLVEQGFDADIRFGQIPDARLSARKIADNRRLVCASPAYLQKHGTPLVPRDLQQHNCILLRESDEIYGSWHFSSGIKQETVKVRGALSANDGECATSWALDGQGIVVRSEWDVAPYLRSGRLRAVLEEWQLPQADIYIVFPTKNHLSAKTRALVDFMLQAFEGQRRERSERDKTIW; via the coding sequence ATGGACGGAATCTCTGATCTGGCTTTTTTCTCCTTGCTGGTTAAACGCGGCAGCTTGGCCGCAGCAGCGCAAGAACTGGGCGTCACGCCGCCCTCGGTCAGCAAACGACTGGCCGGGATTGAAAGCCGGCTGCGTGTGCGTTTGCTTAATCGCACCACGCGACGTATCAGCCTGACGCCGGAAGGGGAAATATACCTGGCCGACGGAACACGGTTGGTAGCGGAGCTGGAAGCACTGGAGCAGCGTATTTCCGGTGGCAACATTACCGCGAAGGGGCTGCTGAAAGTGAGTGCCACATTTGGCTTTGGCCGTCGCCACATTACGCCCCAGCTATCCGCTTTTGCACGGCTGTATCCGGAAGTGGAGGTGCAATTGCACCTGACTGATCGCCCGGTGAATCTGGTTGAGCAGGGTTTCGATGCCGATATCCGCTTCGGTCAAATTCCTGATGCACGACTGTCCGCACGCAAGATCGCCGACAATCGTCGTTTGGTATGTGCGTCACCGGCTTACCTGCAAAAACACGGCACGCCACTCGTGCCGCGCGACCTGCAACAGCATAATTGCATACTCTTGCGCGAGAGCGATGAGATTTACGGCAGTTGGCACTTCAGTTCCGGCATCAAACAGGAAACGGTCAAGGTGCGCGGTGCATTAAGTGCGAATGATGGCGAGTGTGCGACCTCGTGGGCCCTGGACGGGCAAGGAATCGTGGTGCGCTCGGAATGGGATGTCGCGCCTTATCTGCGGTCGGGGCGACTGAGGGCAGTACTGGAAGAATGGCAATTGCCACAGGCCGACATTTACATTGTTTTCCCGACCAAGAATCACTTGTCCGCAAAAACGCGCGCATTGGTCGATTTCATGTTGCAGGCCTTCGAGGGCCAAAGAAGAGAACGCTCTGAGCGGGACAAGACCATCTGGTAA
- a CDS encoding tripartite tricarboxylate transporter substrate binding protein, whose translation MKRSSFIAAAFLLPLSLAASFAHADTYPSRPIRLVVPYAPGGSADIVARRISDEWSKALGGSIYIENKAGAGGNIGVDAVAKADADGYTIGLQTVSLAINPSIFPKMPYDTLKDLAQISTVATSQHVLVVNTNFPAKNTKDLVALAKANPGKYNYGSAGSGSTFHMSAELFKSVAGIDVTHVPYKGGGPAMIDTISGQVDMCFPVLSAAAPHVKAGKLNAIGVTGSKRSPLMPDVPTLAESGVPGYSFETWFIVFAPAATPKPLIDKLNASLVKALNTPALKERMIKEGFDPETSTPAEAKAKLTKELALWAKLVKERGITAE comes from the coding sequence ATGAAACGTTCATCATTTATAGCCGCGGCATTCTTGCTTCCCTTAAGCCTGGCCGCTTCATTCGCACACGCGGATACCTATCCCAGCCGCCCGATACGCCTGGTGGTTCCGTATGCGCCTGGCGGTAGTGCCGATATCGTTGCGCGTCGCATTTCGGATGAGTGGTCGAAGGCGCTGGGCGGTAGCATCTACATTGAAAACAAAGCAGGTGCAGGCGGTAATATCGGCGTCGACGCTGTAGCAAAAGCCGACGCGGATGGTTACACGATCGGTTTGCAAACCGTATCACTGGCGATTAATCCATCGATCTTTCCCAAGATGCCTTACGACACCTTGAAAGACCTGGCGCAGATCAGTACGGTAGCCACTTCGCAGCACGTGTTGGTGGTCAACACGAATTTCCCGGCAAAAAACACCAAGGATCTGGTCGCGCTGGCGAAGGCAAATCCCGGCAAGTACAACTACGGATCAGCCGGTAGCGGCAGCACCTTCCATATGTCAGCCGAATTGTTCAAATCCGTTGCCGGCATTGACGTCACCCATGTCCCCTACAAAGGTGGTGGCCCGGCCATGATCGACACTATTTCCGGCCAGGTCGATATGTGCTTCCCAGTTCTTTCCGCGGCGGCTCCACATGTGAAGGCAGGCAAGCTGAATGCAATCGGCGTCACCGGCTCCAAGCGTTCGCCGCTGATGCCGGATGTACCGACTCTGGCGGAATCAGGTGTGCCGGGTTACAGCTTTGAAACCTGGTTTATTGTTTTTGCACCGGCCGCCACACCGAAGCCACTGATCGACAAATTGAATGCGAGTCTGGTAAAAGCACTCAATACACCGGCGCTGAAAGAAAGAATGATCAAGGAAGGCTTCGATCCTGAAACATCAACACCGGCCGAGGCAAAAGCCAAGTTGACCAAAGAACTGGCGCTTTGGGCCAAACTGGTCAAGGAACGCGGCATTACCGCCGAATAA
- a CDS encoding FTR1 family protein, translated as MGAHSVAAVTADEKAQTVVHMLDYISVDYPEFVQNGKVLNQSEFEEQLEFSTQALTLLKEMPAHAEQASLLDKGQALRKAIDGKAEGAEVSKQANALRADVIRVYKVAVAPKATPDLLRAAQLYAANCAACHGATGRGDGPLAKGMDPEPSDFHEEGRMKVRSIYGLYNTIALGVGGTPMRAFTEITEEDRWALAFFVGTLRGSEEDVKAGEAAWKKGEGKKEFENLRALVTQTPDEIEQRGGSSLTKVQSYLTKHPEAIKIAAPSPLQFSREKLDESLAAYQAGDAGAARQLAITAYLEGFELVESSLDNTDGALRQKIELEMMALRASIGAGKPVEEVAKQVKDIEVLLDQADDALSGDLSATTAFISALLILLREGLEAILVLAAIISFVVKTGRRDALRYIHYGWMAAVALGILTWVIANYVLTISGANRELTEGITALVAAAMLLYVGYWLHSKSYAQAWQKFIREHVSAALEKKTMWAMASVSFLAVYRELFEIILFYQALWVQVGDDGQVAVLSGIATAAVLLAVIAWVILKYSIRLPIGPFFGVTSGLLAFLAVVFAGNGIAALQEAGVIEADRINFITVPLLGIHPTMQGVGTQAIVLALVIIGIWMSRRAANAK; from the coding sequence ATGGGCGCGCACAGCGTGGCCGCGGTGACGGCTGACGAGAAAGCGCAAACCGTCGTGCATATGCTGGATTACATCAGCGTTGACTATCCGGAGTTTGTGCAAAATGGGAAGGTCTTGAACCAGTCTGAGTTTGAAGAGCAACTGGAATTTTCCACCCAGGCCCTGACGCTGTTAAAGGAAATGCCGGCACATGCGGAGCAGGCCAGCCTGCTCGACAAGGGCCAGGCACTGCGCAAGGCGATCGATGGCAAAGCCGAAGGCGCTGAAGTCTCGAAGCAGGCCAATGCCTTGCGCGCCGATGTGATTCGCGTCTACAAAGTAGCAGTCGCGCCGAAGGCGACGCCGGACCTGCTGCGTGCCGCCCAACTGTATGCCGCCAACTGCGCAGCCTGCCATGGTGCGACCGGACGTGGTGACGGACCACTGGCAAAAGGTATGGACCCTGAGCCAAGCGACTTCCATGAAGAAGGGCGCATGAAGGTGCGCAGTATCTACGGCTTGTATAACACCATCGCACTTGGTGTCGGTGGCACACCTATGCGCGCTTTCACTGAAATTACCGAAGAAGATCGCTGGGCATTGGCTTTCTTCGTCGGCACATTGCGTGGCTCGGAAGAAGATGTGAAGGCGGGCGAAGCCGCGTGGAAAAAAGGCGAAGGCAAAAAGGAATTTGAAAACCTGCGCGCACTGGTGACGCAAACGCCGGATGAGATTGAACAACGCGGCGGTAGCTCACTGACCAAGGTACAAAGCTATCTGACCAAGCATCCGGAAGCGATCAAGATTGCCGCGCCGTCACCACTGCAATTCTCGCGTGAAAAACTGGATGAGTCGCTGGCTGCATACCAGGCCGGCGATGCCGGTGCAGCACGTCAATTGGCGATTACCGCTTACCTGGAAGGCTTCGAATTGGTTGAGAGTAGTCTGGATAATACCGACGGCGCACTCCGACAAAAAATTGAGCTCGAAATGATGGCATTGCGCGCTTCGATAGGCGCAGGCAAACCGGTGGAAGAGGTCGCCAAGCAAGTCAAGGATATCGAAGTCTTGCTGGACCAGGCTGATGACGCCTTGTCGGGCGATCTGTCGGCGACGACTGCTTTTATCAGCGCCTTGCTGATCCTGCTGCGCGAAGGCCTGGAAGCGATCCTGGTGCTGGCCGCGATCATTTCCTTTGTCGTCAAGACCGGTCGTCGCGATGCCTTGCGCTACATCCATTACGGCTGGATGGCGGCGGTTGCGCTCGGTATCCTGACATGGGTCATCGCGAATTATGTACTCACGATTTCAGGTGCAAATCGCGAACTGACCGAGGGTATCACTGCGCTGGTTGCCGCCGCGATGCTGCTCTATGTCGGTTACTGGTTGCACAGCAAGTCCTATGCGCAAGCCTGGCAAAAATTCATTCGTGAACATGTCAGCGCTGCGCTGGAGAAGAAGACGATGTGGGCCATGGCCAGCGTCTCCTTCCTCGCCGTGTATCGCGAACTGTTTGAAATCATCCTGTTCTATCAGGCACTGTGGGTACAAGTCGGTGATGATGGCCAGGTTGCGGTATTGAGCGGTATTGCTACGGCTGCGGTATTGCTGGCGGTGATCGCCTGGGTCATCCTCAAGTACAGTATCCGCCTGCCTATCGGTCCTTTCTTCGGCGTTACTTCAGGCTTGCTGGCATTCCTGGCCGTGGTGTTTGCCGGTAACGGTATCGCCGCCTTGCAGGAAGCCGGTGTGATCGAAGCAGACCGGATTAACTTCATCACGGTGCCGCTGCTGGGCATACATCCGACCATGCAAGGTGTCGGTACGCAGGCGATAGTGCTGGCGCTGGTGATCATCGGTATCTGGATGTCACGCCGTGCGGCGAATGCGAAGTAA
- a CDS encoding MFS transporter, protein MSSIPLSTTASDRTKLEDSIYAKVTLRLLPFLFLCYVAAYLDRVNVGFAKLSMLNDLQFSETIYGLGAGIFFIGYFLFEVPSNIIMHKVGARRWIARIMITWSILSAATMFVTTPTMFYVIRFLLGVAEAGFFPGIVLYLTYWFPTSRRGRMNALFMIGIPIAGVVGGPLSGWIMNAFAGMNGWHGWQWLFLLEALPSLALGIMTLFYLPNSIRASSWLSENEKAILEANIAKDNSVGDKSHSVAGVFTNPKVWLMAAIYFCCMMGLYGISFYLPTLVKASGVKDALDVGLLTAIPYTCGVIATLLVARSADRMRERRWHFAIASALGGLGLFLSTVYGDNVVLALMALSLGTAGMLSTMPVFWTYPSAILGGAAAAAGIGLINSVGNLAGFVSPTIVGWLKDVTGSTNAGMYFVAGALVLGACLALLQPRSLVNK, encoded by the coding sequence ATGAGCTCCATTCCTCTAAGTACTACCGCCAGCGATCGTACCAAGCTGGAGGACAGCATTTACGCCAAGGTAACCCTGCGTTTGCTGCCATTCCTCTTCCTTTGCTACGTTGCAGCTTACCTTGATCGCGTCAACGTGGGCTTCGCCAAGCTCAGCATGTTGAACGACCTGCAATTCAGCGAAACCATTTACGGCCTCGGCGCCGGTATCTTCTTCATCGGTTACTTCCTGTTTGAAGTACCAAGCAACATCATCATGCACAAGGTCGGCGCGCGTCGCTGGATCGCCCGCATCATGATTACATGGTCCATCCTGTCCGCAGCGACCATGTTCGTTACGACACCGACCATGTTCTACGTCATCCGCTTCCTGCTGGGTGTGGCAGAAGCCGGTTTCTTCCCGGGCATCGTGTTGTACCTGACCTACTGGTTCCCGACTTCGCGTCGCGGCCGCATGAACGCATTGTTCATGATTGGTATTCCTATCGCGGGTGTCGTCGGTGGTCCTTTGTCGGGCTGGATCATGAATGCCTTCGCCGGCATGAATGGCTGGCACGGCTGGCAATGGCTGTTCCTGCTGGAAGCCTTGCCATCGCTGGCACTCGGTATCATGACTTTGTTCTACCTGCCTAATAGCATCCGCGCATCGTCGTGGTTGTCGGAAAACGAAAAAGCAATCCTCGAAGCCAACATCGCAAAAGATAATTCCGTCGGCGACAAATCGCACTCGGTAGCGGGCGTCTTCACCAATCCAAAAGTTTGGTTGATGGCTGCAATCTACTTCTGCTGCATGATGGGCCTGTACGGTATCAGCTTCTACCTGCCAACCCTGGTGAAAGCTTCCGGCGTGAAAGACGCACTGGACGTCGGCCTGTTGACCGCGATTCCATACACCTGCGGCGTGATCGCTACCTTGCTGGTGGCACGTAGCGCTGACCGTATGCGTGAACGTCGCTGGCACTTTGCGATTGCAAGTGCATTGGGTGGCCTCGGCTTGTTCCTCAGCACCGTCTACGGCGACAACGTCGTACTGGCCCTGATGGCCTTGTCGCTCGGTACCGCCGGCATGTTGTCGACGATGCCTGTGTTCTGGACTTATCCAAGCGCGATCCTCGGTGGCGCAGCTGCGGCAGCCGGTATCGGCTTGATCAACTCGGTCGGTAACCTGGCCGGCTTCGTCAGCCCGACTATCGTCGGCTGGTTGAAAGACGTCACCGGCAGCACCAATGCCGGTATGTACTTCGTCGCTGGCGCACTGGTACTGGGCGCATGCCTGGCACTGTTGCAACCACGTTCGCTGGTGAACAAGTAA
- a CDS encoding LysR family transcriptional regulator codes for MDRLSAMQVFVTVVDSGSQSAAADQLDLSRPVVSRYLAELEEWAGARLLHRTTRKLSLTAAGAEMLPRCRQMLELATDMKNVVAIPEDAPQGLLRITVSTSFGQSHLAAAVADYVKLYPGVTVDMLVLDRVVNLVEERIDLAIRISKELDPNLIARRLTVCRSVVCAAPAYLHEHGKPTQAEQLVLHNCLTHSYYGSVWLLERDKLPVNVAVKGNISANDASSLLPAALAGAGIAMLPTFLAAPYIRSGQLLPLLPEYHPQEFGLFGVYASRKHMPATLRTMLDFLAARFTDEPDWDQVS; via the coding sequence ATGGATCGCCTCAGCGCAATGCAAGTCTTTGTCACTGTAGTTGATAGCGGCAGCCAGTCGGCGGCAGCGGATCAGCTCGACCTGTCCCGTCCGGTGGTGTCGCGTTATCTGGCCGAGCTGGAAGAGTGGGCCGGCGCCCGCTTGCTGCACCGGACGACGCGCAAGCTGAGCCTGACCGCCGCCGGAGCAGAGATGCTGCCGCGCTGCCGCCAGATGCTGGAGCTGGCGACTGATATGAAAAATGTAGTCGCGATTCCGGAAGATGCGCCGCAGGGTTTGTTGCGCATCACGGTCAGTACTTCATTCGGGCAATCGCATCTGGCTGCCGCAGTCGCCGATTACGTGAAGCTGTATCCGGGCGTGACGGTGGATATGCTGGTGCTGGACCGGGTCGTGAACCTGGTGGAGGAGCGCATCGACCTGGCGATACGCATCAGCAAGGAACTGGACCCGAACCTGATCGCACGCCGGCTGACGGTATGCCGTTCAGTCGTCTGTGCAGCACCTGCTTACCTGCATGAACATGGCAAACCAACCCAGGCCGAACAGCTGGTACTGCATAACTGCCTGACGCATTCTTATTACGGCAGCGTATGGTTGCTGGAGCGGGACAAGCTGCCGGTCAATGTGGCGGTGAAAGGAAATATCAGTGCCAACGATGCAAGTTCCCTGTTACCGGCGGCTTTGGCCGGTGCCGGCATAGCAATGCTGCCGACTTTCCTGGCAGCACCTTATATCCGCTCCGGACAGTTGCTGCCTTTATTGCCGGAATACCATCCGCAGGAATTTGGCCTGTTTGGTGTGTATGCATCGCGCAAACATATGCCGGCGACCTTGCGCACGATGCTGGATTTCCTGGCGGCCCGTTTCACTGATGAGCCGGACTGGGATCAAGTGAGCTGA
- a CDS encoding NAD(P)-dependent oxidoreductase: MSKIAIIGATGRAGSQLLEEALRRGHSVTALARNTSKLAGRAGVTAIDVDVLDAAALEKAVAGHDAVFSAAHFSGIPADAIINPVKKAGVKRLLVVGGAGSLLVAPGVRVIDSPDFPEAYKAEATAGGVFLNTLLQEKELDWTFLSPSAEFVEEERTGKFRLGKDNLLVDANGRSWISFKDFAIAFIDELEKPAHSRQRFTIGY, encoded by the coding sequence ATGAGCAAGATTGCCATCATCGGCGCCACCGGTCGTGCCGGCAGCCAGTTGCTGGAAGAAGCACTGCGTCGCGGTCACAGCGTCACCGCCCTCGCCCGCAATACCTCGAAACTGGCGGGTCGCGCCGGTGTAACTGCAATTGATGTGGATGTACTTGATGCAGCCGCTTTGGAAAAAGCAGTGGCCGGACATGATGCCGTCTTCAGCGCCGCCCACTTCAGCGGTATCCCTGCCGACGCCATCATCAATCCGGTCAAGAAAGCCGGCGTCAAACGCCTGCTGGTGGTCGGCGGTGCCGGCAGCCTGCTGGTCGCACCCGGCGTACGCGTAATTGACAGCCCGGATTTCCCGGAAGCGTATAAGGCGGAAGCGACTGCCGGTGGCGTGTTCCTCAACACCTTATTGCAAGAGAAGGAACTGGACTGGACCTTCCTGTCGCCATCAGCAGAATTCGTCGAAGAAGAACGCACCGGTAAATTTCGTCTCGGCAAAGACAATCTGCTGGTCGATGCGAATGGCCGCAGCTGGATTTCGTTCAAGGATTTTGCGATTGCCTTTATCGATGAACTGGAAAAACCTGCACACAGCCGTCAACGTTTCACCATCGGTTATTAA
- the folE gene encoding GTP cyclohydrolase I FolE: MKQPIHTDPAKPDDFSTEDWRRLLTHLGENADRQGLRETPQRVEKAWKHWTSGYDQDPAEILKVFEDGAEQYNELIVVRGIPVYSHCEHHLAPFFGTATIGYTPNGKIVGLSKLTRLVDCFAKRLQVQERLTIQIADTLMEHVQPLSVGVVIRCRHMCMESRGIRTPGEETVTSALLGEMRTNLGLRNEFLMLAREKD, encoded by the coding sequence TTGAAACAGCCTATACATACTGATCCGGCAAAACCCGACGACTTCTCAACGGAAGACTGGCGTCGTTTATTGACCCATCTTGGCGAAAACGCAGACCGCCAGGGTTTGCGCGAAACACCGCAGCGCGTGGAAAAAGCATGGAAGCACTGGACCTCGGGTTACGACCAGGATCCGGCGGAAATCCTCAAGGTCTTTGAAGACGGTGCCGAGCAATACAATGAATTGATCGTGGTGCGCGGCATCCCGGTCTACAGCCATTGCGAACATCATCTGGCACCCTTCTTCGGCACCGCCACCATAGGCTATACACCGAATGGCAAGATCGTCGGCCTGTCCAAGCTGACACGCCTGGTGGATTGCTTTGCCAAGCGCCTGCAAGTGCAGGAACGCCTGACGATACAGATCGCCGACACGCTGATGGAACACGTACAGCCTTTATCGGTGGGTGTTGTGATCCGCTGCCGTCATATGTGCATGGAAAGCCGCGGCATCCGGACACCGGGTGAAGAAACCGTGACCTCGGCATTGCTCGGTGAAATGCGTACCAACCTCGGCCTGCGCAATGAATTCCTGATGCTGGCACGCGAGAAAGACTGA
- a CDS encoding 3-oxoacyl-ACP reductase family protein — protein MSNTNQLTGKVAFVQGGSRGIGAAIVKRLARDGAAVAFTYVSSADKAKAVAQEIEAAGGRALAIHADSSDASAVQQAIQAAAKAFGRIDILVNNAGVLALAPVEDFKLEDFDRTVAVNVRSVFVATQEAARHMGEGGRIITIGSTNADRMPFAGGAVYAMSKAAIVGLTKGLARDLGPRGITVNNVQPGPVDTDMNPANSDFADTLKGLMAIGRYGKDEEIASFVAYLAGPEAGYITGASLTIDGGFGA, from the coding sequence ATGTCGAACACAAATCAACTCACAGGCAAAGTCGCTTTCGTCCAGGGCGGTTCCCGCGGTATCGGTGCCGCTATCGTTAAACGCCTGGCACGCGATGGTGCTGCAGTCGCCTTTACCTATGTCAGTTCCGCCGACAAAGCGAAGGCAGTGGCACAAGAAATAGAAGCCGCCGGCGGACGTGCACTGGCTATCCATGCCGACAGCTCCGATGCGAGCGCAGTACAACAGGCAATACAGGCAGCGGCCAAGGCTTTCGGCCGTATCGATATCCTCGTCAACAATGCCGGCGTACTGGCATTGGCACCGGTGGAAGATTTCAAACTGGAAGATTTCGATCGCACGGTAGCGGTGAATGTACGCAGCGTATTTGTCGCGACGCAGGAAGCAGCGCGGCATATGGGCGAGGGTGGCCGCATCATCACCATCGGCAGCACGAATGCCGACCGCATGCCGTTTGCCGGTGGTGCGGTGTATGCGATGAGTAAAGCAGCGATCGTGGGTTTGACCAAAGGCCTGGCACGCGACCTCGGCCCACGCGGTATCACGGTCAATAATGTGCAGCCTGGTCCGGTCGATACCGATATGAATCCTGCCAATAGCGATTTCGCAGACACCCTGAAAGGTTTGATGGCGATTGGCCGTTACGGCAAGGATGAAGAAATCGCCAGCTTCGTCGCTTACCTGGCCGGTCCTGAAGCAGGCTACATCACAGGTGCCAGCCTGACGATAGATGGTGGTTTTGGCGCTTAA
- a CDS encoding LysR family transcriptional regulator: METMSSIECFVRSAEAGSFSEAARRLGLTSAAVGKNVARLEANLSVRLFQRSTRRLTLTEAGERFLAEVSGGLAVIQSAVANLASADGQPAGTLKISMGTGFGRHYIVPLLGDFLTRYPAITPDWHFDNRRVDMIAEGFDAAIGGGFELPPGVVARTLGPSHGILVAAPDYFDTHTPLASPSELGQHDGIFIRSPQTGRIRPWSLRNKGNEQAPVAMRVRMTMSDPDAACEAAQSGLGIALVSVPNALRYLESGRLKRVLPDWYVDIGTLSLYFPAQKLLPAKTRVFVDYVVEHFRTEKFAKRFSAF; the protein is encoded by the coding sequence ATGGAAACCATGAGCAGCATAGAATGCTTTGTCCGTAGCGCAGAGGCAGGGAGTTTCTCGGAAGCCGCACGGCGACTGGGTTTGACTTCGGCAGCGGTGGGCAAGAATGTGGCGCGGCTGGAGGCCAACCTGAGTGTACGCCTGTTCCAGCGCAGTACACGCCGCCTGACACTGACTGAAGCTGGTGAACGCTTCCTGGCCGAAGTCAGCGGCGGCCTGGCCGTCATCCAGTCTGCGGTCGCCAACCTGGCCAGCGCCGACGGGCAACCGGCCGGTACGCTAAAGATCAGCATGGGTACCGGTTTCGGCCGCCACTACATCGTGCCGCTGCTAGGTGACTTCCTCACGCGCTACCCGGCGATCACGCCGGACTGGCATTTCGATAACCGGCGCGTGGACATGATTGCCGAAGGTTTTGATGCAGCGATAGGTGGTGGCTTCGAATTGCCACCAGGCGTGGTGGCGCGCACCCTGGGACCAAGTCATGGCATCCTGGTCGCGGCACCGGATTACTTTGATACCCACACCCCACTTGCTTCACCAAGCGAACTCGGGCAGCACGATGGCATCTTCATACGCTCGCCGCAAACCGGACGCATACGACCATGGTCGCTACGCAATAAGGGCAATGAACAGGCACCGGTGGCAATGCGCGTACGCATGACGATGAGCGATCCGGATGCTGCCTGCGAAGCGGCGCAAAGCGGGCTCGGCATTGCGCTGGTATCGGTACCGAATGCGCTGCGCTACCTGGAAAGCGGGCGATTGAAACGCGTCCTGCCCGATTGGTATGTCGATATCGGCACACTCTCGCTATACTTCCCGGCACAAAAACTCTTGCCCGCGAAAACCCGCGTGTTTGTCGACTATGTGGTCGAACACTTCCGCACAGAAAAATTCGCCAAACGTTTTTCCGCCTTTTAG
- a CDS encoding tRNA-uridine aminocarboxypropyltransferase: MSVAAKRPSCSRCLRAQSACICHWITPVEHQVEVLFLQHPLEVANVKNSARLLHLSLPHSRLAVGEAFGEDELRRLLYAGFDGAGTAVQPILLYPDTSTDSLLALPPPWPETTDVGAYRLVVLDGTWRKSRKMLYLNPLLQQLPRLPLADPPASVYAIRKAHKPDQLSSFEATCHALMQLENDSDKYVPLLDAFDGFVAQQQAYRPKAGE, translated from the coding sequence ATGTCCGTCGCCGCCAAACGTCCATCCTGCAGCCGCTGCCTGCGCGCGCAAAGTGCCTGCATCTGTCACTGGATCACGCCGGTCGAACATCAGGTGGAAGTCCTGTTCCTGCAACATCCGCTCGAAGTGGCCAACGTGAAGAACAGTGCGCGCCTGCTACACCTGAGCCTGCCACATAGCCGCCTCGCAGTGGGTGAAGCATTCGGGGAAGACGAGTTACGACGCTTGCTGTATGCAGGCTTCGATGGCGCAGGAACCGCAGTACAACCCATCCTGCTCTATCCCGATACCAGCACCGATTCCCTGCTCGCCTTGCCGCCACCCTGGCCGGAAACGACCGACGTTGGCGCATATCGACTGGTGGTACTGGACGGCACCTGGCGTAAAAGTCGCAAGATGCTGTACCTGAATCCCTTGCTGCAACAATTGCCGCGCCTGCCGCTGGCCGATCCGCCTGCATCCGTCTATGCGATACGCAAGGCGCACAAACCTGACCAACTGTCTTCGTTTGAAGCCACTTGCCATGCACTGATGCAACTGGAAAATGACAGCGACAAGTATGTGCCGCTGCTGGATGCCTTCGATGGCTTTGTCGCGCAACAGCAGGCCTATCGCCCCAAAGCCGGCGAATAA
- a CDS encoding DUF1993 domain-containing protein: protein MTISLYAASVPVFKQMLNSVSDVLKKTEEYATAKSIAPEAYLQARLFPDMFPLLRQVQVACDFSRGVSARLAGLEVPKFDDSEKSFADLQALIAKTLAFIDGITAEQIDGQETREIVLRPGTPKEKKFNGQAYLLSFGLPQFFFHVTTTYAILRHNGIEIGKRDYMGAY, encoded by the coding sequence ATGACCATCTCCCTCTACGCCGCTTCAGTTCCTGTTTTCAAGCAAATGCTCAATAGCGTCAGCGATGTCCTCAAGAAGACCGAAGAATATGCAACGGCCAAAAGCATCGCGCCGGAAGCCTACCTGCAAGCCCGCCTGTTCCCCGACATGTTTCCGCTGCTGCGCCAGGTCCAGGTAGCCTGTGATTTCTCGCGCGGCGTATCGGCACGCCTGGCCGGCCTGGAAGTACCGAAGTTCGACGATAGCGAAAAGAGCTTTGCCGACCTGCAGGCATTGATCGCCAAAACCCTGGCTTTCATCGACGGCATCACTGCGGAACAAATCGACGGCCAGGAAACGCGCGAAATCGTCTTGCGCCCGGGCACGCCGAAAGAAAAGAAATTCAACGGCCAGGCTTACCTGCTGAGCTTCGGTTTGCCACAGTTCTTCTTCCACGTCACCACCACTTACGCAATCCTGCGCCATAACGGCATAGAAATCGGCAAGCGCGATTACATGGGCGCCTATTAA
- a CDS encoding flavin reductase family protein — translation MKIYQKTDLPVAEIRRYLEPGPIVLLTSHWKEQNNVMTMGWHTVMEFTPALVGCIIAGGNHSFEMIRRSRECVINIPSAELIDTIVGIGNCSGAEVDKFEKFNLLAAKADKVKAALLPQCFANLECRLHDHSMVGKYSFFIFEVVKAHIASRIGCPAMVHYTGDGVFRVSDKTISRKAGFLPQNL, via the coding sequence ATGAAGATCTATCAAAAGACGGATTTGCCGGTCGCGGAGATACGCCGCTACCTGGAACCGGGGCCTATCGTCTTGCTCACCTCGCACTGGAAAGAGCAAAACAATGTCATGACCATGGGCTGGCATACGGTGATGGAATTCACGCCTGCGCTGGTCGGCTGCATCATTGCAGGTGGTAATCACAGCTTTGAAATGATCAGGCGCAGTCGCGAATGCGTGATCAATATCCCGAGCGCGGAACTCATCGATACCATCGTCGGTATCGGCAATTGTTCAGGTGCCGAGGTCGACAAGTTCGAAAAATTCAATCTGCTGGCGGCCAAAGCGGACAAGGTCAAGGCAGCGTTGCTGCCGCAATGTTTCGCGAACCTCGAATGCCGCCTGCACGACCACAGCATGGTCGGCAAATACAGTTTCTTTATCTTTGAAGTGGTGAAGGCGCACATCGCGAGTCGGATCGGCTGTCCGGCCATGGTGCATTACACCGGTGACGGTGTCTTCCGTGTGTCGGATAAAACGATCAGCCGCAAGGCCGGCTTCCTGCCGCAAAACCTTTAG